The DNA region catcaaattttaatttaatttaacattttaaaatttgttatctttccaaaaataccctttttcAAGTGACGACACTTTCTCATTCATCGCACGCGCGCACTAACAGTGCCTCCGCAATGGCGTAGTGTGGAAGGTGTGGTTGCCGCCCTTGACGTGAATGCGCATGTGAACACCGGCAGTGCGATGGCGGGCTAGGAGGAGGATCCGGCGCGCGGGTATTTTGGTAATAACACATCGGGGCTGGCTTATATATGAATAaccacaaatttaaaaatagagagTGTTTGAATTGAAAGGCGAAAATGGCGGGAAATATGGCAGTTATTGAGCACTCCAACAACAAGAACCCGGCGAGGCTGCATAGAGAGCAGTGGGAGATATGCTTTGGCTCGCTTCATCCCTTGTTCTTCATCCTCAGTAACTTAATTCCTTTCAATACTAATTGTTTCGTTCCGACGATTACGCGTTGAATTTGAATTGTGAAGTTGATGTGCTTGCAAAATATTGTGGTAGGAGGAGCACTACGTCACCAAGCTGCATTTCACGTGGCCTCAGGTGTCTTGCGTCTCTGGATACCCTCCCAGGAGCATCAGAACTGTGCTTGTTAGCTGCAGAGATTCCCTAGGCGAGGCAAgattcttgttcttcttcttcttcacgcACTTAATATTCAAAGTGATCTTTAGTGTGTGTGTTTCGATCTGaattttgcaaaattagtttaggggaaaattgatttgaaatgaAATTGAATGTACAGATTTGAGTTGAGTTGAAATTGGTTTTGGATTGAACCTGTTTATGCCTGgtgtttttattctaaaattaagtTATGAAACGTAGTACAGATTTTTTATTCACTGCAAAAGTTAAAGTTACCTAAAGAATTGGAAATCAATTTTGtattcaaaattaatgtttaatttgAGACCAAACATGTGAAAACATTTGCCTGAAACCACATTAGTTGGTGTTTTCAACGTGATTTTGAATAACTCAATTTTGAAACTAAACATGCGCTTGATTAAATTATTCTCGCTTGATGGAAATAGAATTCGTTTTCGTTGGATTGCACAGCAGTAGATTTGTTAGTTTCCCTCTATGAATTGTGTAAACTTTGGAGATAACATAACTCTATGATTACTCATTTAATATTGTTCACTTGTGATTTATTTAACATCGCTAACAAACTGAAAATATACAGTGTTGATTCTTGCTTTTCTAATTGTAACGTCTTGTGGTGATGGTTGGGTTGGTAGGGTGTGTGTTGGCACTATTATATGGAACTTTTCCTGGCTAAATTGATCAATAGATGCACGTTTGACACAACTCATTTTTCTCTGGCAGATTCAAAAGTTTGCTATGCGGTTTCCATCAATCTATGAAGCAGAGTCATTTATCAATGCTTTGAAGGTAATGGTTTCTTATCATAATATCactattcacaaaaaaatacGTGAAACTTGGGGCTGCAATTCTATAACCATATTCTTCCCTTGTCAATTCTTGATGATTGTGTTGCTTTGCAGGAGATTCTGAAAGGTGACAAGGATCCAGAACCTTTGAATACCGACTTTGGTTCTGAAATTTTGTCGCAGTCAGAGTTCATGTCAACAATTGGAGGAATGGGAGGATACAACTAAGTTCTTAATCTTAGGCCTTGATAGATTGTTAAATAACCTTTCACTGatctgttttctgttttccCGCATTTGTCTAGAGTAGATATATGCTTCTCCTTACCTATATAAAAGTTTTAGTTGACTTAATTGTTTTGGTGGCAATTTATACTGAGACTTGCTGTATTTGTAGAGCTTGCCTGGAATTGAGTTTTATGACTCCAGATGATAATTACATTCCACAATTGCCACTATATGTGAATAATGAGGTGGGTAGACCTTCAGGATCTCAAGAAACGGCAACACCACCTGGTCACAAATTTGAAGACATTCTCCCTGCCTTGCCACCCAGTTTTTCCACACTAGTTCTTTTGTTCTAACCTAATATTTGTTCTGATTTCTATCGCAACctatttcatttaaataaaatcatatgttgCAGCTCAACCAATTGTTTCAGAGGAAATTGAGCTCAAATCGCAAATTGTGGtacatatttttgaatttttgctAAGATATTACTTGTTGATGCTTGATTAACGTAATTATATTGATATGATGctcattataatataaattttctctAAGATGCAAATATTTGGAGAGTGCAACTTCTCTACTACTCATTTGTTGTTCCATGATATTTCTTTCCCTTTGATGCTGAGGTACATGGAAGATTCTTCCTTCCAAGGTAGCAATCCCTCTTTCTTATTGCTTATCAGTCTCTTACATTGGTTAACTATGATGtgccattttatttatttagttcctTTTTTCCCCCTTCTCCGTCCTAGTGTAGAACATGAATGGAAAATTCTGAAAGTTTCTTGTATTTCTTTGGTTTGAATATGAATCATTTTATGTACCCCATGGCTTTATGTACCCACCCCTTATCACCGGTAGTTTTTAGTTATGCTATTTAAGCTTATGTATTAGTAGAGGTCTTGTGCTACATCCATTCTTTTGTTAGTATTATACGGTCTGCCATACTGTGTCCAAGAGACTCATGATCCATTTTCTTGTTAATTAGATATGTTGGTTAAGGTGGAGAAAGTTATCAGCGAATTGGGGGGGTGATATGTCCTTCTAGTTTTCCAGGGCATTGAAAATGGCATAACGAGCAGCTTAGCAAGTCTTCCTGCTTACTGAATACTAAAGCATGATGACCTTCACCTCATATTGCCCAAAAAATGTACAGTGAATTTCTTTCTCTCCTTCCATTCTTTCTTTACTATGCACTATGCAACTGAGTTACTGATTCAAGGCTAAATTTTGTCTTAGCATCTTTTATTGTTCAGCAAATAGCTGTCAGAAGAAAGGCAATGTATGATGATGATCAGTGTTTAGCTAGTGAAAACATATCAAGTGGTTTCTGTTTTAAGAAATCCTAGTTAAAACAGTGATCTAAGATTAATTGTAATCTAAATCTAATAtagtacaaaaatattaacattgaaCTTTTCTCCACTATGGAATCTGATGGCATAGTGTCTTGCAAAATCTAGGCATTACACCCCTGTTTCCAATTATGGGCTagatttattttcttgaaatgtTTTTCAAAGTTTAGCTCTAAAATATCCTTCATCATTATAAAcatttcttaaataaatgtttttaaatctCGATGATCACAatttcacaataaatatattttcatgctTTGGAAGAGAATTGAgatgatgaaaaataaattggacaacgaaagaaaacaaagacgcgtgaaaatttttaagaactaaaagattATACAAACGAGGTACACATCtcatttttaatgtttcaaatttcaatcaaatttaCTTTAGCTCTTTCATAAGGCGATTTGTTCAATGAATGTAACAGCTGACTCTAAACTTTCATCAGCAATAGGACAAATCAGATCCCGCAAATGACCCCCGACCAAAAGATAAGAGCTAAAAAAAATGCCAACAAAAAATATGCATGTGCAGATACACCCAACAAAGCAAAACGGCTAATTAGTTCATTAATTGCAGCAAGATGTTTCCGCATAGTATGTGTCTTACCTAGCGTGGCTTTTCAGAAACGGCATGTGTTGCTACAtgctatataattataaaagtcATTACACTCAGGTTCATCCGTATTcctcattttataatttgtttgttttgttttcttctgcttTTGTCCCGTTTagcattaaaaaataagtttaatctGTTTTTCATATAGGtgtaatatatttcattttggttttaatatttaaactttaccttttttttaccTAGAGTTTTTAGATGTATGATTTTAGTACTTGTTATTAAGAGTCCGTTAAGGGATACTTACAGTACTTAATGGACCCTGATGAATGATAAACactaaaatcaaacataaaattttttaaatagtaaaaacGAAGTGAAATTTATGtagtaaaatcaaaataaactatattacatatataaaaaaacatatttaagtctaaaaAACTGTCAACCAGCTAGCAGCCTAGTAACAAATTGGCATTGCAAAGTTTGAGGTAGTCCAAAAATGTGAAGCCTTGTTTTAATTAGCTCGAACTTgcttaaaggaaaagaaaaaagtgaacaAAAGTTTCTTATGATTTTACTAAAACTCTTACGTTACACTAGTTACAATACACGTCGTGACTTGGACGAGAAGCAGACGGGGAAAACAAAGGCTTGGGCACCTGACAACCAGGTCCCAGCTTATGCAGTTGAAATATTCCTGAAGAAATGAcagttcatgattttttttaaatggaaaaAGCAAAATTCTTGAGAACTATGTAGTCTGAATTGTAAACACCtcaacttaatatttttattatttggttaAAATTCAATTTGACCTTCCACAATAAGATCAGTGTTATCATTATGCTAAGCGTGTAAATGATAACAAATAAATCATTGGTTCGAATAGTATTACACTTGGTCTCTTTaaataagatttcaaatttaaatctcatggattaaaaaaagtaattaaaaagagAGAACCCTACTAAACATGGTCAgtcaaattttttcaaaaaaaaattgtcgaaTACAAAGTTGGTGGATACCAAAAACAAGTTGAATGGTAAAAGAATAGTTGGTTTGGTTTGACCAGTGATGGCATCATATTGACATATATGAAGGAATATTATAACCTATAGCTGTTAGTTTCAACTGTCTTTTATTTGGCTTGTATTGCAATTGGTGATTCCACAAAACATTCTCCTCCCATGATCCTCGTAATTCACATACAGGTATTATAGCCAGCAAAAACTTGTAAACATCGAGCAGTAATTTTTAGCTCCAAGTCCACGGTAACATCTTAATACAGTTCAGGACAATGAGAACAAATGGTTGACTCTACCATATGATAATGTTTGACACCTATTTATACCTATAGAAAAAAGGGTCTCAGATTATATCAATCTAGAGGACTAAAAGTGTTTGTTTCTTGAAATAATCAACAACCAAGTGATGAAGACAAAGTCAAGGGATGCACTTTAAAACTAGTTCTATTCTATGTATTCCACTTCCCTCCTTCACCAGGGGAGTTTCTACTTCACAACTATGATTTCATTCACTaatcttctttctcttcttttccctTTGTTCACAACTTCTTTTGTTAGAGTTTTTGCCTCTGAGGTCTCAATCAAAACAACAAATTTGTCACCTTTAAATTGCTCTTCCAAGATCAGAACATGTAATGCCTCACTCTACCACATATCCCAAAATCTCACAATTGAACAAATAGCCTCCTTTTACTCAGTTATTTCTTCCCAAATCACACCTATAATGCATGGCATCAAACAAGACTACCTCATCAGGGTACCTTGTTCATGCAAAAACACAAGTGGCCTTAGCGGATACTTTTATGACACAACCTACAAAGTGAGGCCAAATGACACTTTTGCAAATATTTCAAACCTGATTTTCAGTGGCCAAGTTTGGCCGGTTAATCATACATTGCAACCAAATGAGACTTTAGCAATACACATTCCATGTGGATGTTCAGAAAGTAAGTCTCAAGTAGTTGTTACCTACACGGTCCAGCCGAACGATACACCGATGATGATTGCTAATCTGCTAAATTCTACACTGGCTGACATGCAGAACATGAACAAGGTTCTGGCTCCGAACATCGAATTCATCGATGTTGGTTGGGTGCTATTTGTCCCTAAGGAATCCAAAGGGCTACTACTACTACCTAGTGCTACTAGTACTAATATTGAAGGTGGATTCTCTgccttaataaaaaatgataacattATGCATGATATTTTACTTATTGAATTTGTGTAAAGTTTGTGCAAGAAATTATCATTTAGACGTATGATGCTGTTTGTCAGAAATTAGAAATTACCACATCATGATTCATAacttcaaaagtcaaaacattaagcatgctagatcattttgataatgtttctcttaatttaaatttaatcctAGAAAGTGGTTTAAGTGGGGGAAATGCACTTCTATTTTTCACCAAATGATGTTCACTGACACTGACCAAGCAAAGTTTGGCAAGATAGTTTTGGTCCTAATAAATTAAACAGATGCATTTTTGTGTTAACACTTAACAGTCACTCCTGATGTCAATTTCTCTTCCTTTGGTTTCTACCTTGTTGGCAGAAAAGAAACATAATAAGTGGACAACAATAATCATTGGCATCTTAGGGGGCATGACATTGCTTTCAATTGTTACAACGATCATTCTCATTCTCAGGAGAAATAAAGTCGACAAAATCAGCATAGAAGATTCACGCCTTATTTCTGGAAGATCAATTGCCAATAAAACTATTTCCTCAAAGTATAGTCTTCATAAGGAATTTGTGGAAGGTAACTTAAAATGCAGCTTTCGTAACAAATGCAACATatgattcaaatatatatttttagtcattaTCTCTTTTAGTAGACAACAAGAGAAAGACTCTAGGTTATTCATGCTAAAATACTGGTGCAgatttaatttcatttgaatCAGAAAGACCATTGATATATAACCTTGAGGACATTGAAGAGGCTACAAATAACTTTGATGAAAGTCGTAAAATAGGAAGTGGTGGATATGGAAGTGTTTATTTTGGAATCTTAGGGAACAAGGTATGCAAATACTAGTTACATTCTTTATTGATCCTCAACAATGCAAGCACATCCTTTAATTGTGTTGACTAAAAAATTTGGAGATTGTTTAACTTCAGGAGGTTGCTGTGAAGAAGATGAGGTCTAATAAATCTAAAGAGTTCTATGCTGAACTCAAGGTCTTGTGTAAAATCCACCATATCAACATTGTAAGTATACCTCTCCTTCTATGTTTAAGTCCAAACAATTGGTGTTTTTAGTTGGGTCATCGAAAGAATTACCTATAAGTTGGATTAAGGTGTAAAACAAATATTGATAGATGAGTAAAGTCGTCCGAGGGAAAATACCATTTACCCTAGTAaacaatcaacacaaaaacattgttagtaaaatgttttttaaaaaaccaaattaTGCTTCAAATCTATGGAAATTTGGGCAAAATCTCCCATATTTTAATGCCATGTATCTGGTACATGgccaaaataataatactaacttCCAAAAGCTACATAGTGTGAAAAGTACaatataaagaagaagaaaaagtgccACCAAACAATAGAGGTCTATTAAGTACTAAGTATCCTATTTCTTGTAATGAGAAATGATTAGATAATCCAAGATTACTATATGTCTATGATGCACATCAACCTTTATGTGACAGATGTACAACAATAAATACTAATTATGTGTCATATggagataaataaaaatcatgataatCTAGTTCATAATTATAGACTTAGATTTAGTTctctaacaaaaattataaactcgATGAGAGTATAATAACCATAATGACTAAGGAGAAACAAAATAATGCACAAGAAGTTCATAATTGTAGAGTTAAATTATaaccaataaaattataaatggaaTTAATTTATctagagaataaaaatatacattgaAAACCAAGTGAGaataagtaataattttatttaataataatactcatcatacattttttttctgtcaCTTCTAAcctattcttttataaaaatttgtggtagcttatttgttttgaaaaaataaaactatttttttcataatcatTATTACAGGTGGAGCTGTTGGGATATGCCAACGGAGAAGATTATCTCTATTTAGTGTATGAGTATGTTCCAAATGGATCTCTCAGTGATCATCTTCATAATCCATTACTGAAAGGTATTTTGGATAAtcaggctttttttttttttttttttacttttcctgGAAAAACTAaatgcaaaaattgttttaaaaaaaggccatagaaacaaaagaatttgtataattaaaagTATCGCCACAAAAGGCTACAAGGTCAGACCAAAAAGCGCGTGGAGTCATGGATTGAcgtaataagatttttttaaattaattaatagtttcatatttgagtttaaaatatacaatacaactgtgttaaatatttatattgagaATTTTAGTAGTTCTACTAAGTTTAAATAGAATTGTTTTCTATAGAGGATATATTTAGTCTCTTCCATAAAGCCCACAACACGGTCCTAAAACGCAGATAGTAGGGATTATTTTGTGATCTTCTATTATGGTAATTTCAGCATCATAATGCCGATATTTTActcataatatataaaaaatgaaaactaacataaaaataaaaaaaattaggaatggGGTATTAAACAGAACTGACATCAAATCTATAACTATCGCTTGTTAGTTCGATTCCAAAACGCCAGCAATTAAACTATAAACCAATCACAGCTTTAACAGCATCTTTTAACAGAGTTGGTCCTTGAGAAAACTATTAGTTTAGGAAAAAGTCAAATATTTTTAGATAGGTTTATACTTacacaaattttacattttagttACTATacctaaaaattatttgttttaattcctGCATATACTCAATATGTATTAGTCTCAATCATCTAAAATTACGaagattaaaacaaattaaaaaatatatatgtatagggATTAAATGAACAATTTCTAAATATATGTACTTAATGTAAAGATTGTGCATATATAGACACCAAATAAGTAATTATACATTTTTAGATATATATCAAGAAATCTGAAGCATGATACTGGAACAGGGAACCAGCCTCTTTCTTGGAGTGCTAGGGTTCAAATTGCACTGGATGCTGCAAAAGGTCTTGAATATATACATGATTATACAAAAGCACGATATGTGCATCGTGATATAAAGACTAGCAATATTCTACTTGATAACAAGTTCAGAGCAAAGGTACTTATCACTTGTGAATCCTTTTAACTTCTTTTTACTCAGTTCTGGCTCAAAATGCCTctcattaattctttttttaaggaaaaaaattatggacCTGACCATAAACAAATGTTTAACAGAACTTGCTCTCAAATTATCAAGCTCATATTtctaaataatagtaatatacTATCATCTCTTATCATAAGAAATAAAGCTAACCATAGATTTCAGGATTAACTTGCCTAAGGAGTAAGTTCAGTTATTTGTCAAATTACATTACATCAATCAATTATTTACACTACATAGTTCTTATCATTAACTTGACACATTTGATTCAAAGGTGGGAGATTTTGGACTTGCAAAGCTGGTAGATAGAACAGatgatgaaaattttatagCAACTAGGCTTGTAGGAACACCAGGCTACCTTCCACCAGAGTAAGGTTTTATGCATTTCAATCATGACTAGAATTTTAGTGCATTCAATGGACAGTAAAAATGTTATTGATGTTCTtttgaacatattttttttaaattgactgaaattagttaaaaattatataattttgtatgtcttactttttatttaatcagTGTCACTCatcatttataatttctaacaaattttaatcaataataaaaggtGTGTTAGAAAGAGTATGTTTATTATTACAcatgtgatttttaataatatttttttatctaacacttattaaaaatattgctaaaatttttttacaatattttaaacaacgatatgaattatatataacatttgataaaataatactaaaatataccaataacatttattcatatttaatgatatttttaaaatgttataaaaaaaattaacaacatttttacaaagtgtttgaaaaaaaatgttaaagggCACATGTGTAACAATGGTTAGTACTTTGCTCTCCTGTGATGGATAAACAATTTTCATGCTATCAATAATTTGcttaaggaaagaaaaattattcttcCTATTTTATTATAACGCTGACATTCTTTCTTCTTGACCTTTAAGATCTCTGAAGGAGCTTCAAGTGACCCCGAAAACCGATGTGTTTGCATTTGGAGTGGTGCTTTCAGAGCTGTTAACAGGAAAACGTGCACTTTTTCGAGAAAGCCACGAAGACATCAAAATGAAATCACTTATTACTGTTGTAAGTGTTGAGAAAGTAAGAAGATGATTGGattcaagtttgaaatgatattTAAATGACATTCAAATTTCTTTATCACATTCAGGTTAATGAAATATTCCAAGATGATGACCCAGAGACTGCTATAGAAGATGCCATAGATAAGAATCTTGAAGCTAGCTATCCGATGGAAGATGTCTACAAGGTTAAATTCAtctatgattattatatttttgtctgGAATGTGGAGTATCCATTAATTCTTt from Glycine soja cultivar W05 chromosome 8, ASM419377v2, whole genome shotgun sequence includes:
- the LOC114424685 gene encoding lysM domain receptor-like kinase 3; translation: MYSTSLLHQGSFYFTTMISFTNLLSLLFPLFTTSFVRVFASEVSIKTTNLSPLNCSSKIRTCNASLYHISQNLTIEQIASFYSVISSQITPIMHGIKQDYLIRVPCSCKNTSGLSGYFYDTTYKVRPNDTFANISNLIFSGQVWPVNHTLQPNETLAIHIPCGCSESKSQVVVTYTVQPNDTPMMIANLLNSTLADMQNMNKVLAPNIEFIDVGWVLFVPKESKGLLLLPSATSTNIEEKKHNKWTTIIIGILGGMTLLSIVTTIILILRRNKVDKISIEDSRLISGRSIANKTISSKYSLHKEFVEDLISFESERPLIYNLEDIEEATNNFDESRKIGSGGYGSVYFGILGNKEVAVKKMRSNKSKEFYAELKVLCKIHHINIVELLGYANGEDYLYLVYEYVPNGSLSDHLHNPLLKGNQPLSWSARVQIALDAAKGLEYIHDYTKARYVHRDIKTSNILLDNKFRAKVGDFGLAKLVDRTDDENFIATRLVGTPGYLPPESLKELQVTPKTDVFAFGVVLSELLTGKRALFRESHEDIKMKSLITVVNEIFQDDDPETAIEDAIDKNLEASYPMEDVYKMTEIAEWCLQEDPMERPEMRDIIGALSQIVMSSTEWEASLCGNSQVFSGLFSGR